The Aeromicrobium yanjiei DNA segment GAGGACGGTGCGGTGGCCACCGCCAACGACAGCATCTACGGCCTGGCAGGCGCGGTGTGGACCAGCAACGCAGGTCGCGCCGAGCGGGTCGCGGGGCGCCTTCGCATGGGCACGGTGTGGATCAACGACTACCACCCGTACGTCCCCCAGGCCGAGTGGGGCGGCTACAAGCAGTCGGGCTTCGGACGCGAGCTCGGCCTGGCCGGACTCGAGGAGTACCGCGAGACCAAGCACATCTGGCACAACATCGACCCCGCCCCCCAGGCCTGGTTCGACGGCAAGGGGCCCTCATGAAGCGCGAGCGCTACGACATCGTCATCGTGGGCGGCGGCTCCGCGGGCTCCGCACTGGGCAACCGCCTGAGCGCGGACCCGTCGACCACCGTGCTGGTGCTGGAGGCCGGCCGCAGCGACAGCCGGCTCGACCCGTTCATCCACATGCCGGCCGCCCTGCCCTATCCGATCGGCAACCGTCTGTACGACTGGAAGTACGAGTCCGAGCCAGAGCCGTTCATGGCCGGCCGCCGGGTCTTCCACGCTCGCGGCAAGGTCCTCGGCGGCTCGAGCAGCATCAACGGGATGATCTTCCAGCGCGGCAACCCCCTGGACTACGAGCGGTGGGCCGCCGATCCGGGCATGGAGTCATGGAGCTATGCGAGCTGCCTGCCGTACTTCAAGCGCATGGAGACCTGCCTGGCCGGGGCCGACGACTGGCGCGGCGGCTCCGGTCCCTTGATCCTCGAGCGCGGGCCCGGCACCAACCCGCTCTTCGGGGCCTTCCTCCGGGCGACCGAGGAAGCCGGGTACCCGCCGACCGACGACGTCAACGGCTACCGGCAGGAGGGGTTCGCCCGGTTCGACCGCAACGTGCACCGGGGACGCCGGCTGAGCGCGGCCCGCGCGTACCTGCATCCGGTCAAGCACCGGCCCAACCTGCGGATCGAGACCCTCGCCCACGTCACCGGCCTGCGGATGGAGGGCACCCGGGTCGTAGGGGTCGACTACCTGCGCGGCGGACGGCTTCGGCGGAGCATCACTGCGGGAGAGGTCATCTTGTGCGGGGGCGCGATCAACTCCCCCCAGGTCCTGCAGCTGGCCGGTATCGGCAACGCCGACGAGCTCAGTGCCCTCGGCATCGATCCGGTCGTGGACCTGCCGGGCGTCGGGGAGAACCTGCAGGACCACCTCGAGGTCTACATCCAGTACGCCAGCACGCAGCCGGTCTCGATCGGTCCGTGGCTCAAGCACCGGCACAAGCCGCGCATCGGCGCCGAGTGGCTGTTCCTGCGCCGGGGGGTCGGCGCGACCAACCACTTCGAGGCCGGCGGCTTCGTGCGCAGCAACGATCTCGTGGACTACCCCAACCTGATGTTCCACTTCCTGCCGATCGCGATCCGCTACGACGGATCGCAGCCGGCCGCCGAGCACGGCTACCAGGTGCACATCGGCCCGATGTACAGCGACGTGCGCGGATCGGTCAAGATCACCTCCACCGATCCGCTGAGGCATCCGGCACTCCGCTTCAACTACCTGTCGACCGAGACCGACCGGCGCGAGTGGATCGAGATGGTCCGCATCGCGCGGCGCATCCTCAACCAGCCGGCGTTCGACCCGTTCAACGGCGGGGAGATCTCGCCGGGGCCCGAGGTGGAGACCGATCAGGAGATCCTCGACTGGGTCGCCAAGGACGCCGAGACCGCCCTGCACCCGTCGTGCACCGCGCGCATGGGCACCGACGAGATGAGCGTGATCGACCCCCTCACCATGCGGGTGCACGGGGTCGAGGGCCTGCGCGTCGTCGACGCCTCCTCGATGCCATACGTCACCAACGGCAACATCTACGCGCCGGTCATGATGCTCGCCGAGAAGGCCGCCGACCTGATCCTCGGCAACACGCCCCTGCCGCCCGAGACCGATGTGCCGTTCTATCGGTTCCGCGACGGCTCGCCCCTCCACCCGCCGGGCGATCCGCGCAACGCGGTCCCCTCGAAGCAGGAGAAATCATGACCGATCCCGCAGTCAAGGTGGAGAACCTCTGGAAGGTCTTCGGACCCCGGGCCGCACGGATCCCCGGCAGCCCCGAAGGTGACCTGTCCCGCGAGGAGCTGCGCAGCAGGACCGGCTGCGTAGCGGCGGTCAAGGACGTCAGCTTCGAGGTGCAGCAGGGCGAGGTGTTCGTCGTCATGGGGCTCTCGGGCTCGGGCAAGTCAACCCTCGTGCGCTGTCTGACCCGGCTGATCGAGCCCACCGACGGGGAGGTCATGATCAACGGCACCGATGTGCTGACGATGTCGGAGTCGGCGCTGCGCGAGCTGCGGCGCAAGCACGTCGCGATGGTGTTCCAGCACTTCGGCCTGCTCCCCCACCGCCGTGTCCTCGACAACGTCGCGTACGGCCTGGAGGTCCGCGGCGTCGGCCGCAAGGAGCGTCACGCGAAGGCCCGGGAGGTGCTCGACCTCGTCGGCCTGTCGGGCAACGCCTCGTCGTACCCCGACCAGCTCTCCGGCGGGATGCAGCAGCGCGTGGGCCTCGGCCGGGCGCTCGCGGTCGACCCGTCGCTGCTGCTGTTCGACGAGCCGTTCTCGGCCCTCGACCCGCTGATCCGCCGCGACATGCAGAACGAGGTCATCCGGCTGCACCACGAGGTCAAGAAGACGATGGTCTTCATCACCCACGACCTCTCCGAGGCGCTCAAGCTCGGTGACCGCATCCTCATCATGCGCGACGGCGAGGTCGTGCAGGTCGGCACTCCCGACGAGGTCGTCGGTGCGCCTGCGGACGACTACGTGCGCGACTTCGTCAGCGAGGTCCCCAAGTCGCACGTCCTGACGCTCAAGTGGGTGATGCGGCCGCCCCTCGACGGGGAGGCCCTCGACGGACCCGAGCTGGCCCCGGACGTCGTCGTCCAGACCGCCGCCCGCCAGGTGCTCGCCTCCGACAAGCCCATCAAGGTCGTCGAGAACGACCGGCTCCTGGGCGTCGTGACCGACGAGGACATCTTGCGGGTCATCGTCGCGGAAGAAAAAGGCGCGGCGTGAGCACCGCGACGCTGGCACCCGAGGAACCGGAGGTCCGGACGCCGCCGCCGGCGCCCGAGGGCCGGCGGCCCAACCGGGCCGTGATCGTCGCGGGCATCCTCATCGTCTTCGCCGTCGTCGCGACGCTCCTCAACGGCAAGGACACCCGGCCGCTCGCGCGCTCGGACCTCACGGGCTTCCAGGACTGGCTCGGCGAGCTCAGCGACAAGCTCGAGTCCGCCCGCGACTCCAGCGCGATCCTGCAGGGACTGGGCCACATCAGCGACGCCCTCGACTCAGTGGCACAGTTCCTGGCCGAGCTGGTCAGCGAGCCGGCGTTCCCGCGCCCCGTGCCCGAGATCGGCTGGCTCGGGGTCATCGCGGTCGCGGTCTGGATCGCCCTGGCCGTCGCCGGCTGGCGGATGGCCGTCCTGACCGGTGTCAGCTTCGCTGCGTTCGGCCTGTTCGGCTTCTGGACCGAGAGCATGGAGACCC contains these protein-coding regions:
- the betA gene encoding choline dehydrogenase; translated protein: MKRERYDIVIVGGGSAGSALGNRLSADPSTTVLVLEAGRSDSRLDPFIHMPAALPYPIGNRLYDWKYESEPEPFMAGRRVFHARGKVLGGSSSINGMIFQRGNPLDYERWAADPGMESWSYASCLPYFKRMETCLAGADDWRGGSGPLILERGPGTNPLFGAFLRATEEAGYPPTDDVNGYRQEGFARFDRNVHRGRRLSAARAYLHPVKHRPNLRIETLAHVTGLRMEGTRVVGVDYLRGGRLRRSITAGEVILCGGAINSPQVLQLAGIGNADELSALGIDPVVDLPGVGENLQDHLEVYIQYASTQPVSIGPWLKHRHKPRIGAEWLFLRRGVGATNHFEAGGFVRSNDLVDYPNLMFHFLPIAIRYDGSQPAAEHGYQVHIGPMYSDVRGSVKITSTDPLRHPALRFNYLSTETDRREWIEMVRIARRILNQPAFDPFNGGEISPGPEVETDQEILDWVAKDAETALHPSCTARMGTDEMSVIDPLTMRVHGVEGLRVVDASSMPYVTNGNIYAPVMMLAEKAADLILGNTPLPPETDVPFYRFRDGSPLHPPGDPRNAVPSKQEKS
- a CDS encoding quaternary amine ABC transporter ATP-binding protein, which encodes MTDPAVKVENLWKVFGPRAARIPGSPEGDLSREELRSRTGCVAAVKDVSFEVQQGEVFVVMGLSGSGKSTLVRCLTRLIEPTDGEVMINGTDVLTMSESALRELRRKHVAMVFQHFGLLPHRRVLDNVAYGLEVRGVGRKERHAKAREVLDLVGLSGNASSYPDQLSGGMQQRVGLGRALAVDPSLLLFDEPFSALDPLIRRDMQNEVIRLHHEVKKTMVFITHDLSEALKLGDRILIMRDGEVVQVGTPDEVVGAPADDYVRDFVSEVPKSHVLTLKWVMRPPLDGEALDGPELAPDVVVQTAARQVLASDKPIKVVENDRLLGVVTDEDILRVIVAEEKGAA